Proteins encoded in a region of the Vicia villosa cultivar HV-30 ecotype Madison, WI linkage group LG5, Vvil1.0, whole genome shotgun sequence genome:
- the LOC131608120 gene encoding protein PIN-LIKES 3-like: MEFWKLFVVALMPTVKVLLMTVLGTFLALDRFDILRKESSRKKLNTIVFFVFSPALVCGRLAETITPQSLLTLWFLPLNVLLTFTIGAALGLLLVKIIRVPHHLHGLILGCCAAGNLGNLPLIILPAVCKQKSKPFGDADICQKNALGYISLSMAIGSICFWTIVYKLVSISSGQISNEVKVDDSMITPNSTLEINQENISKDTSHTNHVKQLEIECTTTSIERVKVPEKEKIMEHIKVLVEKINLKALFKPETIGAIIGLIIGIVPIFRKLLIVNNAPLAVIEDTIVMVGDAAIPIMTLLVGANLVKGLKGPGKQFPVIVGIIVARFIALPLIGIGIVKGAIHFGLIHPDPLYQFVLLLQFALPPAVSMSTITQLFGVSEGECSVIMLATYSCAAFSLTLWSTFFMWLVL, from the exons ATGGAATTCTGGAAGCTTTTTGTTGTTGCATTAATGCCAACTGTTAAGGTTTTGTTGATGACTGTTCTTGGTACATTTCTTGCACTTGATCGTTTTGATATACTCAGGAAAGAAAGTTCAAGAAAAAAGTTGAATACT ATTGTATTTTTTGTCTTCTCCCCTGCTCTTGTTTGTGGCAGACTGGCTGAAACAATAACTCCACAGAGCTTGCTTACACT GTGGTTCTTGCCATTGAATGTTCTTCTCACATTTACAATTGGAGCTGCTCTTGGATTGTTACTTGTTAAAATTATTAGAGTTCCTCATCATCTTCATGGTCTTATCTTAGGATGTTGCGCGGCAG GAAATCTTGGAAATTTGCCTTTGATTATTCTTCCAGCTGTTTGTAAACAAAAAAGCAAACCTTTTGGAGATGCCGATATTTGTCAAAAAAATGCACTAGGTTATATTTCTCTATCAATGGCG ATAGGATCCATTTGTTTTTGGACAATTGTGTACAAACTTGTGAGCATATCTTCGGGCCAAATTTCCAATGAAGTTAAAGTTGATGATTCCATGATTACTCCAAATTCTACATtagaaattaatcaagaaaacatttcaaaagataCATCACATACAAATCATGTGAAGCAACTTGAAATTGAATGTACAACAACTTCTATTGAAAGAGTAAAG GTACCAGAAAAGGAAAAGATTATGGAACACATAAAAGTATTAGTAGAAAAGATCAACCTCAAAGCACTATTTAAACCAGAAACAATTGGAGCA ATTATTGGTCTAATAATTGGCATAGTTCCTATTTTTCGAAAACTCTTGATCGTAAACAATGCTCCTCTTGCTGTTATTGAAGACACTATAGTCATGGTAGG GGATGCAGCCATTCCTATAATGACCTTGTTGGTTGGAGCAAATCTTGTAaaag gtttaaaggGACCAGGAAAGCAATTTCCAGTTATTGTTGGAATTATTGTGGCTAGATTTATAGCATTACCATTAATAGGTATTGGAATTGTCAAAGGTGCTATCCATTTTGGTCTGATCCATCCTGATCCATTGTATCAATTTGTTTTGCTACTTCAATTTGCACTTCCACCTGCAGTATCAATGA GTACAATTACTCAATTATTTGGAGTTAGTGAAGGGGAATGCTCAGTTATCATGTTGGCAACTTATTCTTGTGCTGCATTTTCACTCACACTTTGGAGTACTTTTTTTATGTGGCTAGTACTATAA